The Montipora foliosa isolate CH-2021 chromosome 1, ASM3666993v2, whole genome shotgun sequence DNA segment atgagAGGGGACAGAGTACAACCAAAAGGGAAAGCCACCCAAAAGCCAAAAGCAGGTCAGTCACTGACATTGTGTTGGCCATTTTGCAAAAGATGTATGCTGTCCAGTGAGAGATAAATGAGTGTGGGATTTAGCGACATTTGCAGTATGTTGCGAGAAAAAGGGAACTAAGAAGCCTGTACCAAAAACCAAGCAGAAATTTAAAGCATTGAGTACCtgaggtaaaggtaaagtcaaatGCAAGCCACTGGCGCCCATTatggccggagcttatcccagtttcaatagcatgaagcaactaggagaaTTATTACTCTCTCCCCTGGAAGGGTTATCCCCGGCAGTAtatcgccagtacccatttatgcacctgggtgaagagagtgTAGAGTACAGTGTAGAGTAAAGTCTCTTGTCTAAGGAAACAACATGATGGCAGCTAGGCCTCGAACCAGCGAACCTTGGAATCGAACCAGCAACCATTAGAATCGTGAGACCAGAGTGCTAACCTCTACGCCATAGTGCTTCCACATTGGAGCAGCTGAACGAGGGGATAAATATGCATTTGTTGTGGAAGGACAACAGCAAACTGGTGAAATAATGCCTAAAAGGTTGGTGGAGTTAATTTAAACAATGGGTGTACTGTTTGATTCAGGAGCCTCAGGTAACCTGATAGACTATGAAACTTGGAACAGTCTGAAACAGAAACATAATTATTTACTGTGGATCCAAGGAGTTAAATAAGAAGTTATTGGCATATGGGCAGAGTGAGCCAGTTCAAGTCATAGCAACATTTGTTGCCAAAATAGCCTGTGTCTATATTGGAGAAGTTCACAGTAATCAAAGTGGTAGACCGCCGCTGGGGAGAAGTACAGCAAGAAACTTTTAAATAAGCTATGAGTTGGAACAGTTCTGTTCACTGGTGACAGAGGGGAATGACAAAGATGATCAAGAGGAATAAATTATGCAGATATCCTTACTGGAGCTGGAAAGCTGAAGGACCATCAGCCCCAGTTACACTATAAGGACATTAAACCAGTAGTCCAGCAGGTATGAAGGTTTCCTTTCTTGATCAGAAACTGGGTGCTTTGCTAGATGCAGATGTAAAGGAAGAAGAGCCAAACATTCTTACAGCGTGGGTGTCTGCATTGACTGTCACCCCTAAACAAGATGGTGACATACAGGTCTGTGTAGATATGAGCAGGGCGAATGAGGCAATTGTATGTGAACAACATCATATCCTGACAATTAAGGAAATCTTACACGATCTTCATGGTTCCATAGTCTTCAGCAACTTAGATCTCAGTTTCTCATTATTCGAAAGAGCCCATCTTTAGTTTCGGTGCCAATAAGTAATCATGGATGATTTTCTGTCACATACAATCATGTCACAGTGTCATGTCTAGTTAAGTTAAACCATGTAAGCAAAATCTAGCGCCCAAATCTCTGACTAGCGGTAAGTTTTCGTGGGTTTCTTTCCACTGTTTACAAGTACTATTTAGCTTTCGTACTACAAAAGCTAAGACCCACTCTTAGTTTTTGTACCACGAAGACCCCTTGTCTTAGGAGTCTGAGGTTTACAGTGTAGGTTTTCGAgagtcttagttttcgtaacatCCCATATCTGACCACAGATACATGGAATCCACAGATGATTCACATGAGTGTGAGTTTGCAAATTTTTGGCTTTTGGCTTCAGTTCAACTACACTTCTTTGACTACATTATTGATAGCAAAAAGACAAATGGTGTtatattttgtttctgttttttgctATTGGGGGCTAATCATCTTAATGTCTGAGGCGAATTGTCCTTATACCATCTGAATACGTGCCGGCCGGCCAAATGTCAATAAACTTTgcactacatttttttttactctgtTCTCATAGAAATGCTTCTAAGTGCGAATCTGCCACATTTGTCATGAAAACGTTACAGCAAAGGTCCACAGTTCCTGGTAATACAAGAACAAATACTTTATGCTACTTTTCAATCTCACATGAATGAACTATCCACCAGTTGTTCGAACGATGGCTAGCGCTACCCGCcagataaattactatccatactatccattggataagtcatagcagtggatagtgatttatccagtggatagcgttatccaccttttgaacacaAAGGCCTGGTCTTGCACTTGAAAACCTATGATCTACTGGTAACCAAAAAGAAATCACTCAAACATACCTTTTGGGAAaatatcgttgacgtcatctattgtcattaatgtgccaaccagagcctcattggctgtcgaaacaaagggtcttttgttccccgtggttggcacatttgaatagcaaagacaatgtttgtaaacagatatcttctaCTTACAGTAGGTGGCTCTAAATTGTCACCGACTGGTGTTCACGACAAAACTTAACTTACATGTAGCTGAACTCCGAACATTGTGCCAGGCATTTTGCGTAACTTGCCTTTGAACCGTACCACACCGGGTAAATTCTTGGAACTCCCTTCAACTGAAACTATAACATGACTTCTGCGTGCCTTAAGTCGTCCCCCAAAATCCAAGCGTCCTCTGTCGATGTATATTTGATATCTCAATGTATCCGAGGCAATGGCCAAAAGCAAGTTAGCTTCTTTTCTTGTAAGAGGCGCAACATCCTCCCTACGACACTCAAAACCGATTTGTGTATACTCAAATAGCTTAAGAGCAATCCTGGTTGAGTCTCCGGGTTGTTCGGTTTCGCAAAGTTCTTCCAATAACACGCCTTTTGACAATTGTTCTAGAGTAGCGCGAAAATCAACTGACCACAAATTTTCTCCGAAACGTCCATCTTGTAAAAGAATATATCTATTCCTAGGTTTTTCCATAGTGCACTAAAGGTTTAGTGCACTAAAATGATCGATAGTTGTGTGATCGCGCATGATGCAAGCCTTGTCACAGGCAACCCAAACATAATTCGAATGCACAGTCACCGTAACGATTTGaagggtttatatgggaaacaATCCAGTGACAATcggctaatcctagtttacagcgacgaaaataaataaaataatcttaCTTTTACTTCACCTCGTGTCCTTGTGTATTAATAAAGgataggagcaaatttcaaaactacatgtagcCCACAACGCCTCAAATCGACGCAAGGACACAAGGTGAAGTAAACTAGGATTAGCCAATTTTCTTCGTCATTTCATGCTTCCCATAGACCTACAAATCTTACAAATCGTTACGTTGCCTGAACATTCGAATTATTGGGTAACCAGTGGCCTTATGTgtattaattaaggacggtgcctattttTCTTCTGGTTTATGATTGTTCACAAGACTCGATAGCTGTCTAGTTGAACTCAACATTTTATTAGGAAACTAGTAAACAAGATGAACTAAGACACGAAAACCTAGCCTAGAAGTCCTACACTCGAAAACTCGCCTCGAACTACTTCGACCGCATGGCGAAAAAAAGTACACAGttaattgacagctgtcactaTCAAAGGGCAACGTAATGTAAACGTAataatgtcacgcaatctctTCTGAACATTCCCCCTCCCCGCACTGAGGGTACCGCAGTGTGTATTACAAGATTCAGTTTGACATTAAATGTTCTCAATTAAGCTCGCTTCGAAAAAGTGGTACCAATTTATGGATTGGTCTCACCACAGTTTTGTCTCCAACTTGAACCTTCGCAACACGCGAATGTCCGTCCTGACCAGGATATGTCTCCAGGATGCGGCCCAGCGGCCATTGCCCTCGTGGCAACCTTGGGTCCAGAACTAAAACAATGTCCCCTTCCTTTAAGTCCTTGACAACTTCAGTCCACTTGGGACGAGCATTCAATGTAGGTAAGTACTCCTTTAACCATCGAGACCACACGCGAGAAATCAAATCTTGTACCTTTCGCCACCTCTTTCTTGGATTGAATCCTGTAGTATCAACATTCTCCGGCGCAAACTGTCCCCCCATTTGTCCATACAGAAAATGATTGGGTGTTAATGGCACATCATCTCTAATATCTGCTGTCTGGTAGGTAAGCGGTCTGGAGTTTAGTAAACCTTCAGCACCTGTAACGACTGTGATCAGTTCTTCATCCGTGTTATCACTGTTTCCGAGAACCGCATAAATCGCTTTCTTGGCAGCTTTAACGATTATTTCATGTACTCCACCAAAGTGGGGTCCTCCCGGGGGGTTAAATTTCCACTCGATTCCCTTGTTTGCAGTTGTACGCTGAATCCGCTCCTTGTCTAGCTGATCTACAAGTTCCTTAAGTTCATTGACTGCACCGACGAAGTTGGTTCCATTATCACTGATCATTTCCTTGGGAACTCCTCTCCTACTTGTAAATCTGGTAAGCGCATTAAGGAAACGGTCTGTGTCGAGTCCCCACGCTACCTCGAGATGCACAGCCCGAGTTGCTAGGCAGGTGAACACACACAACCACCTTTTCAAACGCTGACGTCCACGTACTTGAATGGTGGTGAAAGGACCCGCATAATCCACTGCTGTCTGGTCAAAGGCCCGATATGTGAAGCGCAACCTTACTTGTGGCAGCGGTCCCATGATCTGTGTGGCTGGCTTGTTCTTGCGTCTTTTACACTCATTGCACTCGTTCTCCCACGCTCTTATCTCCTCACGTGCTGCAACGATCCAGAACTTTCCACTGAGCTGCGATAACACAAAGTTAGTTCCAGCGCCATGATTAGCCATCTCGTGGAAATGCTTGACTATGAGCCTTGTCACCCACTGTCCCCTTGGTAGTATGATAGGAAATCTGACATCATATTGAAGGCTTTCAGCAAACTGAAGTCGACCACTACACCGCATTACACCTTGATCATCCAACCATGGACATAGTTTGCTCAGCAGACTCTTCTTAGGGAtttctcttccttttgacaatGCCATGTACTCTTCGGGAAAGGCTGTCAACTGTGTTTGGCTAATGATTTCTTCTTCTGCGTCCTCAATCTCCTCTGGTAACAGTTCTCGCCCTGTTATCTTCTCCGTCGGGTTACGCATGTTGTAGACTTCTCGCCACACTCTCGCCTGAAGTCGCACCAACCGCGTCCAACTTGAAAAACGAGTTGGCTCCAGCCTCCAAGTATTACATCTCGGTTCTGTTTTCTGTTCCTGTAACCGACAGGTTAAGGCACTGGCACTAGCTCCCTCCTGGCGTTTCTTTGTTTCTGGAAGTGTGGCCGGACGTCCTCTAACATCCATCTTGGGCCAACTAGCCTTGTCACTCGATAGCAGCCATTTTGGACCTTGCCACCAAAGGGAGTTTCCTTCCAGCTCCTCTGGGGTGGCCCCTCTTGTACAAAGATCAGCTGGATTTTCAGCTGTGCCCACGTGCTGCCACTGTGCTGGCTCAGTCACCAGCTGGATCTCTCCCACACGATTTGCTACGAACGGCCGAAAGCTTCTCCCATGACCACGAACCCACCACAACACATCCATGCTGTCCGAATAGAATGTCACAGTTTGCATTGGTAGTCCTAGCAACTCTATCAAATGCTGTGTCAGCCTTAAGCCTAGCACCGCTCCCATTAGCTCCAGTCTGGGCACTGTCATGGGCTTCAATGGAGCTACCTTGGATTTTGAAGCAATCAATCGACTTGAAGTAGTAGCATCACTGTATTCGCACTGTAAGTATACAGCAGTTCCATAAGCTTGTATTGAAGCATCCACAAATGTTACGACTCTCTGGGCGATTACTTCCTTCGCTTCGCGAAGACACCTTGGCACCTGCACACTAGCCAGGCTCCTGAGCTGATCATACCAGCTTCCAATTCTACCAGCAACCTCATCACAAATCACATCATCCCAGTCATAACCTCGCGCCCAAGTCTCCTGAAGAAGAATTTTAGCTCTGATGACAAAAGGACTGACTAAACCGAGTAGATCAAACACCGTAGCAACCTTTTTCAGTACATTCCGTTTTGTTGGCAGAAGTTCTGTGGATTCCTCTGCAGTCGAAATGTTAAGCGTGTCACTTGTGCTGTTCCAAGAAACTCCAAGGGTCTTAACAACAGGTTCCTGTCCTTCAGTAATCTTCAACTCAGTTGCTCTGTCTGCCTTTGGTGTGACCTCAACAACTTCTGAAGAATTTGATATCCACTTCCTTGCCTTCATGCCAGCAATTCCCCATAGACTGTCCAGTTCCTTGTACAACTGAATACCTTCACGCACAGTCTCCACACTATCAATCGAGTCATCCATGTAAGTAGACTTCATTACAGTTTCAGCTGCCAATGGATACTGATGCCGATGTCTTCTGGCATTTTCTTGAGCAACAAACTGA contains these protein-coding regions:
- the LOC138009739 gene encoding uncharacterized protein produces the protein MEWLKEEVRIRVDAVEMAHGIEAEPRGGARDGGNFRNRTLFSDNSGFSKDTPVPTAKPPCVRCGGNHGVWSCKGFQNLGVKERWDVAKEKKLCFRCLASGHEGRFCPKARPCPVGGCKRSHHHLLHGFVQPDAKDERVVTPRGGGGTSTYAHTETATEAFSLRTVPVWLKGNGRKVKVNALLDDGSNETFLNEEIAGVLGLKERYQTVKVNVLNNEVETFQSMPLEVTIESLDGEFCKDIKVKTCPKRVTGDYKVENWRQSKDRWVHLRECDFAEPAQDGYVDLLIGVDNADLHYSRADVRGEEGAPVARLGPLGWTCVGSPEGRQGAGARTHVSRTLFTREPTVSVDSVCCDVDRTLRRFWEVENCGLRGHDTLIVTEEENEALKKLKESIRYTGKGYKVGVPWKEDKPELPENRHTALIRLCNTENKLKKDCALGEEYSEIIHSYVEKGYLRRVEPEESSPPEVWYLPHFPVIRMDKTTTKVRIVFDCSAKTDGVSLNDAICAGPKLQKDLFDVLIRFRRNPVALACDIKEMYLQVEIEESDRPYFRLLWRDLDSSREPDVYEFSRVVFGKNSAPMEAQFVAQENARRHRHQYPLAAETVMKSTYMDDSIDSVETVREGIQLYKELDSLWGIAGMKARKWISNSSEVVEVTPKADRATELKITEGQEPVVKTLGVSWNSTSDTLNISTAEESTELLPTKRNVLKKVATVFDLLGLVSPFVIRAKILLQETWARGYDWDDVICDEVAGRIGSWYDQLRSLASVQVPRCLREAKEVIAQRVVTFVDASIQAYGTAVYLQCEYSDATTSSRLIASKSKVAPLKPMTVPRLELMGAVLGLRLTQHLIELLGLPMQTVTFYSDSMDVLWWVRGHGRSFRPFVANRVGEIQLVTEPAQWQHVGTAENPADLCTRGATPEELEGNSLWWQGPKWLLSSDKASWPKMDVRGRPATLPETKKRQEGASASALTCRLQEQKTEPRCNTWRLEPTRFSSWTRLVRLQARVWREVYNMRNPTEKITGRELLPEEIEDAEEEIISQTQLTAFPEEYMALSKGREIPKKSLLSKLCPWLDDQGVMRCSGRLQFAESLQYDVRFPIILPRGQWVTRLIVKHFHEMANHGAGTNFVLSQLSGKFWIVAAREEIRAWENECNECKRRKNKPATQIMGPLPQVRLRFTYRAFDQTAVDYAGPFTTIQVRGRQRLKRWLCVFTCLATRAVHLEVAWGLDTDRFLNALTRFTSRRGVPKEMISDNGTNFVGAVNELKELVDQLDKERIQRTTANKGIEWKFNPPGGPHFGGVHEIIVKAAKKAIYAVLGNSDNTDEELITVVTGAEGLLNSRPLTYQTADIRDDVPLTPNHFLYGQMGGQFAPENVDTTGFNPRKRWRKVQDLISRVWSRWLKEYLPTLNARPKWTEVVKDLKEGDIVLVLDPRLPRGQWPLGRILETYPGQDGHSRVAKVQVGDKTVVRPIHKLVPLFRSELN